From a single Lentisphaera profundi genomic region:
- a CDS encoding helix-turn-helix domain-containing protein — MSTEDDNLFEQELPLYNETPKPLILKKEPSSLTIKDSPYNDQEEATPTQNTSGLTIKSPAKAASIESTEQPRSALKIKKTDDPSPTLRIRAFSSEETVEPKNISKLSPQTSASPEPDDLDHENAPETPSHSYSEESHSPSIKALHIKNPSNSDSIKNLEYNKPVPEPGEHAPQTIILRNKPLPGARSKLALTTVEPVDDQYLSNSLNTPPPHIQELEEYEEVLNTAAQESVFELSNNELNDQENSASDTQEELFNQIHTEPDTDSAHKKNSPTIYEMEDDSSIGTMLMSARQKASFTIKELARRTNIKEAYIIALEEENRSNLPDPIYTKSYIKNLCHELEIEYPKALKLYANLCGEEFDTQYNIAQRGPDKYASKPANSTLQKWSAIVVIFIILGLITFGFTAKHFYSPLPVFKENEQVNLNDFHQKIIIPTPRLNVPNK; from the coding sequence ATGAGCACTGAAGACGACAATTTATTCGAGCAAGAGCTCCCCCTCTACAACGAGACTCCCAAGCCACTCATCCTGAAAAAAGAACCGTCATCTTTGACTATTAAAGATAGTCCATATAATGACCAAGAAGAAGCAACACCTACGCAAAACACCTCTGGACTAACTATAAAAAGTCCTGCCAAAGCTGCTTCTATTGAATCCACTGAACAGCCACGCTCAGCTTTGAAAATAAAAAAAACAGACGACCCCAGCCCTACTCTTCGGATTAGAGCATTTTCTTCAGAAGAAACTGTCGAGCCAAAAAACATATCTAAGCTCTCCCCACAAACATCAGCTTCACCAGAACCCGATGACCTAGATCATGAGAACGCACCAGAGACTCCGTCGCATTCATACAGTGAAGAGAGTCACTCACCCAGCATTAAAGCATTACACATTAAAAACCCTAGTAATTCAGATTCTATCAAAAACTTAGAATACAATAAACCTGTTCCCGAACCAGGTGAGCACGCACCTCAAACAATCATCCTCCGCAATAAACCCTTACCTGGCGCACGTAGTAAACTTGCTCTCACAACGGTCGAGCCCGTCGATGACCAATACTTAAGTAACTCACTAAACACTCCTCCCCCTCACATTCAGGAATTAGAAGAATACGAAGAGGTTCTCAATACTGCAGCCCAAGAGAGTGTATTTGAATTAAGTAATAACGAACTCAATGACCAGGAAAATTCTGCTAGCGACACACAAGAAGAACTCTTCAATCAAATCCACACTGAGCCAGACACTGATAGCGCTCATAAAAAAAATTCTCCCACTATCTATGAAATGGAAGATGACTCCAGTATAGGCACGATGCTCATGAGCGCGCGTCAGAAAGCGAGCTTTACTATTAAAGAACTCGCTAGAAGAACCAACATCAAAGAAGCTTATATCATTGCTCTTGAAGAAGAGAATCGTTCTAATCTTCCAGATCCCATCTACACAAAAAGTTATATCAAAAACCTTTGTCATGAGCTGGAAATCGAATACCCTAAAGCATTAAAACTCTATGCAAATCTATGTGGCGAAGAATTTGATACTCAGTACAATATTGCCCAAAGAGGTCCAGATAAATACGCGAGTAAACCTGCGAATTCCACTCTACAAAAATGGAGTGCCATTGTCGTGATCTTTATAATTCTAGGTCTAATAACCTTCGGCTTCACTGCCAAACATTTCTACTCTCCATTACCAGTATTCAAAGAAAATGAACAAGTCAACTTAAATGATTTTCATCAAAAAATCATTATCCCCACTCCAAGATTAAACGTCCCCAATAAATAG
- the pgm gene encoding phosphoglucomutase (alpha-D-glucose-1,6-bisphosphate-dependent), producing MSIHPQAGKLPKANQLLNIEELLSAYTTLKLDLAPVSFGTSGHRGSSLKSSFNETHILAITQAICEYRKSQDINGPLYIGIDTHALSKPALLSCLQVLAANDVEALYQEDFGVTPTPVISHAILTWNQKNDSLADGIVITPSHNPPEDGGFKYNSIDGGPANTDITTWVENRANEIIAGALLDVNKISQEQALSSANIKAYDYIPNYVNDLENVIDMQAIKDAKIKIAADPLGGASLPYWQPIIDKYGLDITVVNKSVDPTFKFMSCDRDGKIRMDCSSPWAMSSLIKLKDQYDIAFGNDPDSDRHGIVTRSSGLLNPNHYLSVAILYLYQNRSQWDPQLEIGKTLVSSSMIDKVGTELKRTVCEVPVGFKWFVDGLVNHKIAFGGEESAGASFLRKDGSVWTTDKDGIILCLLAAEILAVSKKDPGELYTELTKKHGSPIYARIDAAASPEQKNKLKQLSPEDIKADSLAGYPILEKLSHANGNGAAIGGLKVTTEAGWFAARPSGTEDIYKIYAESFISEDHLKELQQDAQNIVDNAIS from the coding sequence ATGTCTATCCATCCTCAAGCAGGAAAACTCCCTAAAGCAAATCAACTCCTCAATATTGAAGAATTACTATCCGCATACACTACACTCAAATTAGATTTAGCTCCCGTGAGCTTTGGCACTTCCGGACACCGCGGAAGCTCCCTCAAATCCTCTTTCAACGAGACTCATATTCTCGCCATCACACAAGCCATTTGCGAATACCGCAAATCTCAGGACATCAATGGCCCTCTATATATCGGCATCGATACCCATGCCCTATCAAAACCCGCACTACTCTCTTGCCTTCAAGTCCTTGCTGCCAATGACGTAGAAGCTCTTTACCAAGAGGATTTCGGCGTCACACCTACACCCGTAATTTCCCACGCCATACTCACCTGGAATCAAAAGAACGATTCTTTGGCCGACGGCATCGTCATCACCCCGTCTCATAACCCTCCCGAAGATGGTGGCTTTAAATATAATTCAATTGATGGCGGACCGGCGAATACCGATATCACTACTTGGGTAGAAAACCGCGCCAACGAAATTATTGCCGGAGCACTACTTGACGTCAATAAAATAAGTCAAGAACAAGCTTTAAGTTCAGCCAATATCAAGGCCTACGATTATATCCCAAATTACGTGAACGACCTTGAGAATGTTATCGACATGCAAGCTATTAAAGACGCAAAGATTAAAATTGCTGCTGACCCCTTAGGCGGTGCTAGCCTCCCTTACTGGCAGCCTATTATCGATAAATATGGCTTAGATATTACCGTAGTTAATAAATCAGTTGATCCAACTTTTAAATTCATGAGCTGTGATCGCGATGGCAAAATACGTATGGATTGCTCATCTCCATGGGCAATGAGTTCACTGATTAAACTAAAAGATCAATACGATATCGCTTTTGGCAACGATCCCGATAGCGATCGTCACGGTATTGTCACTCGCTCATCTGGCCTACTCAACCCCAACCATTATTTATCTGTTGCCATCCTCTATCTTTACCAAAATCGTTCACAATGGGATCCTCAATTAGAAATCGGTAAAACTTTAGTCAGCTCCAGCATGATTGACAAAGTTGGCACTGAACTCAAACGAACCGTATGTGAAGTTCCAGTCGGCTTCAAATGGTTTGTTGATGGTCTCGTAAACCACAAAATCGCCTTTGGCGGTGAAGAAAGTGCCGGTGCATCATTCCTAAGGAAAGACGGTTCTGTTTGGACCACGGATAAAGATGGCATCATCCTATGCTTATTAGCAGCAGAAATCCTCGCTGTCTCCAAAAAAGACCCAGGCGAACTCTATACTGAACTCACAAAAAAGCACGGTTCACCCATTTACGCACGCATCGATGCCGCCGCTAGCCCTGAACAGAAAAATAAACTCAAACAGCTCTCACCAGAGGATATCAAAGCCGACTCACTAGCTGGCTACCCCATCCTAGAAAAATTAAGTCACGCCAATGGAAATGGCGCCGCTATAGGAGGCCTCAAAGTGACCACAGAAGCTGGCTGGTTTGCTGCAAGACCATCAGGAACAGAGGACATCTACAAAATTTATGCTGAAAGTTTCATCAGCGAAGATCACTTAAAAGAGCTTCAGCAAGATGCTCAAAACATCGTTGATAACGCTATTAGCTAG
- the cutA gene encoding divalent-cation tolerance protein CutA, giving the protein MQLFYTPCSNKEEAKKIASSLLSEKLIACANVIPGINSLYIWEGELQDVEEVILLLKCKQESANDVESRISQLHSYDCPCILQFTPDKVNPAFSKWLNDN; this is encoded by the coding sequence GTGCAATTATTCTACACCCCTTGCTCCAACAAAGAAGAAGCTAAAAAAATAGCTTCTTCTTTGCTGAGTGAAAAACTGATTGCCTGTGCAAACGTCATCCCAGGAATTAATTCTTTATATATCTGGGAGGGCGAGCTTCAGGATGTAGAAGAAGTAATTCTTCTGCTTAAGTGCAAGCAAGAATCTGCCAATGACGTCGAAAGCCGAATCTCTCAACTCCATTCCTATGACTGCCCATGTATCCTGCAGTTCACACCCGACAAGGTGAACCCAGCATTCAGCAAGTGGCTAAATGATAATTAA
- a CDS encoding tetratricopeptide repeat protein yields MNKRILAFGLLFLSLSCFAQSFGVKDLKDSAAKGDEYSQLLLGLLYKNGQGLEPSFINAAEQFMMSASQGNGAACYELGQFYEEGYGYRQSYKKAAEWYRRGVIFGEQRCNYALAKLLVESRVKKFEDENPDKMFEKAWDYFEARAKKDEFENNYYLGKMSFSGWGTLRSPHKALSYFKLGADNYDGPCLYEYAKFYLKGMIVEASAKKGIGYLESAVENYSVGAMKMKLRLAQVGDKHLFLLPSREQQLLLEKNLADRGVSEFQFTYGMRLKKYNMREFRLTGVSYLEKSANQQWVPAEFELGQILIFGKYAVKQEINRGKMYLQSAADSGHPKAKRLLHELRKHSGDSKS; encoded by the coding sequence ATGAATAAAAGAATTTTGGCCTTTGGACTCTTGTTTTTGAGTCTTTCATGTTTTGCACAGTCTTTTGGTGTTAAAGACCTTAAAGATAGTGCGGCAAAGGGTGATGAGTATTCTCAACTCTTATTAGGTCTGCTGTATAAAAATGGTCAGGGTCTTGAACCGAGTTTTATTAATGCGGCAGAGCAGTTTATGATGTCTGCTAGTCAAGGCAATGGAGCGGCTTGTTATGAGCTTGGCCAGTTTTACGAGGAAGGCTATGGCTATCGTCAGTCATATAAAAAGGCTGCGGAGTGGTATCGACGTGGAGTTATTTTTGGAGAGCAGCGTTGCAATTATGCGCTTGCCAAACTCTTAGTGGAATCCAGAGTTAAAAAATTTGAAGATGAGAATCCAGATAAAATGTTTGAAAAAGCATGGGATTACTTTGAGGCGCGCGCAAAGAAAGATGAGTTTGAGAATAATTACTATTTAGGGAAAATGAGCTTTTCTGGTTGGGGGACTCTGCGGAGTCCGCATAAGGCCTTGTCTTATTTTAAGCTTGGAGCAGATAATTATGATGGCCCTTGTCTTTATGAATATGCGAAGTTTTATCTTAAGGGAATGATTGTCGAGGCTAGTGCGAAGAAAGGTATTGGCTACTTAGAGTCAGCAGTAGAGAACTATTCTGTTGGTGCGATGAAGATGAAGTTACGCTTAGCACAAGTGGGAGATAAGCACTTATTTCTTTTGCCAAGCCGTGAACAGCAGCTGCTTTTAGAAAAGAATTTAGCCGATCGTGGAGTTTCAGAATTTCAGTTTACATATGGTATGCGACTAAAAAAGTATAACATGAGAGAGTTCAGGTTGACGGGTGTTTCTTATTTAGAAAAGTCAGCCAATCAACAATGGGTTCCCGCAGAGTTTGAATTAGGTCAGATTTTAATATTTGGCAAGTATGCGGTTAAGCAAGAAATAAATCGTGGCAAAATGTACCTTCAGTCTGCAGCTGATTCCGGGCATCCAAAAGCGAAGAGATTGCTTCACGAATTGCGCAAGCACTCCGGAGATAGTAAATCTTAA
- a CDS encoding MotA/TolQ/ExbB proton channel family protein: MLEKWIEVKTALTNAFDLKRQLQDRGSCLLKCTQQFGSDNPIGKIYTSGNHQLISLLHTNEHELLSFAHENLLPRQISSIEIESIRKSMEQAVNDEILHYEGKMSSLSTIVSVSPFCGLLGTVYGVMTSFGGMAEHGSANIAAIAPGIAGALLTTVAGLLVAIPSVVGYNLLTAKIRTLISHMDNFTDFYVGNLTLHRVKK; the protein is encoded by the coding sequence ATGCTTGAGAAATGGATCGAAGTCAAAACGGCCTTAACTAATGCCTTTGATCTAAAGCGACAACTTCAAGATCGGGGCTCATGCCTTTTAAAGTGTACTCAGCAATTTGGCTCCGATAACCCTATTGGAAAAATCTACACCTCAGGTAACCACCAACTTATTTCCCTTTTACATACTAATGAGCATGAACTTTTATCATTCGCTCATGAAAATTTACTCCCCCGACAAATCTCCTCCATAGAAATAGAGTCAATTCGTAAATCGATGGAACAAGCCGTGAACGACGAAATCCTCCATTACGAAGGAAAAATGAGCTCTCTCTCGACGATCGTATCTGTCAGCCCTTTCTGCGGACTCCTAGGCACTGTATACGGTGTCATGACCTCCTTTGGCGGAATGGCGGAACATGGTTCGGCAAATATCGCAGCAATTGCCCCAGGCATTGCTGGCGCACTCTTAACCACTGTCGCAGGCTTGCTTGTTGCTATCCCTTCTGTAGTAGGCTACAATTTACTCACCGCAAAAATTCGCACCTTAATTTCACATATGGATAATTTTACCGATTTTTACGTCGGTAACCTTACCCTTCATCGTGTGAAGAAATAA
- a CDS encoding ExbD/TolR family protein: MSRRHRENTVLSNIDVTPLVDITFILLITFMVTMPAMENRIKLPQMTDQAPPQPEQETTVWYNADGEVIIEDVKLTLDELESYIRNMNTDNKIFTVKADEGRPYGEVISVLRSIKKAGISDVSLGTSSEN; encoded by the coding sequence ATGTCGAGGCGTCATCGCGAGAATACGGTTTTATCAAATATTGATGTCACCCCTTTAGTCGATATTACCTTTATCCTACTCATCACTTTCATGGTCACTATGCCCGCCATGGAAAACCGCATTAAATTGCCTCAAATGACTGATCAAGCACCCCCTCAACCCGAACAAGAAACTACCGTTTGGTACAATGCTGATGGAGAAGTCATTATCGAAGACGTAAAGCTCACCCTCGATGAACTTGAATCCTATATCCGTAACATGAATACAGACAATAAAATCTTCACGGTAAAAGCCGATGAAGGCCGCCCTTACGGAGAAGTCATTTCAGTCTTGCGCTCGATAAAAAAAGCAGGTATTAGCGATGTTTCACTTGGCACATCTAGCGAGAATTAG
- a CDS encoding TonB family protein: MKEHKKKRRKSILLFSVIIHGLVLISIFILPFFKKEQKTVTENSIDVSVDLSQLSTEIPTRNPAPTPDPIPARPEPEPTRPKPPEPKKDLDKQAQEKAAQIKKDALRQAAKELEAKKERDRKTKAKRDLQKKADLKKQKDADAKKERDRQERAKREAKRKADIKKQKDADARRSRERIAAAKAHAGQQSKLNNQYKSLLSAGLVQQWNRIYLDSGISTTDRVTVQVTIDRSGKVISKRIIKLAKSAALNRAAKTFLAGLSKLPTFPKGMDSKQITETFTLGRRI, from the coding sequence ATGAAGGAGCATAAAAAGAAACGTCGCAAATCCATCTTGCTCTTTTCCGTAATCATCCACGGCCTTGTCCTCATATCTATTTTTATCTTACCCTTTTTTAAGAAAGAACAAAAAACAGTGACCGAAAATTCAATCGATGTAAGCGTCGATCTCAGCCAACTGAGTACCGAAATTCCCACCCGAAACCCCGCGCCAACACCAGATCCCATTCCGGCAAGACCTGAACCCGAACCCACAAGACCCAAGCCCCCCGAACCTAAAAAAGATCTTGATAAACAAGCACAAGAAAAAGCGGCTCAAATAAAAAAAGACGCTCTTCGCCAAGCTGCAAAAGAGCTCGAGGCCAAAAAAGAACGTGACCGTAAGACTAAAGCCAAACGCGACTTACAGAAAAAAGCCGATTTAAAAAAACAAAAAGATGCCGATGCCAAAAAAGAGCGCGATCGTCAAGAGCGCGCCAAACGAGAAGCTAAAAGAAAAGCCGACATCAAAAAACAGAAAGATGCTGATGCGCGTAGATCACGAGAACGAATTGCAGCGGCAAAAGCACATGCCGGGCAACAATCAAAACTCAATAATCAGTACAAATCATTATTAAGTGCAGGCCTCGTACAACAATGGAATCGCATTTACCTTGATAGCGGCATTAGCACCACCGACCGCGTAACCGTTCAAGTCACCATTGATCGATCGGGAAAGGTCATCAGTAAAAGAATCATCAAACTTGCAAAAAGTGCCGCACTCAACAGAGCTGCTAAAACTTTCCTTGCAGGCTTAAGCAAACTCCCCACCTTCCCTAAAGGTATGGATTCTAAACAAATTACCGAAACATTTACTCTAGGTCGTAGAATATGA
- the hflX gene encoding GTPase HflX: MSISDEKKLDKDNTAFLVGVYKKNDEKEECDQLLEELEELMDTMGVEVAGKKAIRNQKPSARFLLTSGKAEELFHNAMEAQAGILVFDADISPSQQRNMERESGLTVIDRREVILEIFSQRATTREARLQIDLARSEYDLPRLARAWNHLSRQRGGANMKGEGERQFELDRRMVRSRISQLQKELEKVRSQRATQRKQRRKKPVPNAAIVGYTNAGKSSLLNCLTDADILADDKLFATLDPTTRRITLSNNQDLLLTDTVGFIRKLPHDLVEAFKATLEETVVADFLIHVVDASDPDALQQMETTFKVLNELEAGTKKTIIAFNKIDQVEHTATLASLRSAYPDCIFMSVKSGQGIEQLQERMCELIEHTLFDVELHIPFDRFDLMALIHRQCHIHVEKYEDDFIYVNCSAPTDMKNEIKDYIINDTLPNTNSC; this comes from the coding sequence ATGAGCATAAGTGACGAAAAGAAACTCGACAAAGATAACACGGCTTTTTTAGTTGGCGTTTATAAAAAAAATGACGAAAAAGAAGAATGCGATCAACTCTTAGAAGAACTAGAAGAACTCATGGACACCATGGGCGTAGAGGTCGCCGGTAAAAAGGCGATTCGAAACCAAAAACCTAGCGCCCGTTTTCTGCTAACTTCAGGCAAAGCTGAAGAGCTTTTTCACAATGCCATGGAAGCTCAGGCAGGCATCCTCGTTTTCGATGCCGATATTAGCCCATCACAGCAAAGAAATATGGAACGCGAATCTGGGCTAACAGTTATTGATCGACGTGAAGTCATTTTAGAAATTTTCTCACAACGTGCCACAACCCGCGAAGCAAGACTACAAATTGATCTCGCTCGCTCAGAATACGACCTCCCAAGACTCGCCCGTGCATGGAATCACCTTTCTCGCCAGCGTGGTGGAGCCAACATGAAAGGCGAAGGCGAACGCCAATTCGAGCTCGACCGGCGCATGGTTAGATCTCGTATAAGCCAGTTACAAAAAGAGCTAGAGAAAGTCCGCTCTCAACGTGCAACTCAACGTAAACAACGTCGAAAAAAACCCGTGCCAAACGCGGCTATTGTCGGCTACACAAATGCAGGTAAATCCTCTCTACTCAATTGCCTAACTGATGCAGATATATTGGCGGATGACAAGCTATTTGCGACATTGGATCCTACGACCCGGAGAATCACACTCAGCAACAATCAAGACTTACTTTTAACCGACACCGTAGGCTTTATCCGCAAACTTCCACATGACTTAGTCGAAGCCTTCAAAGCCACTCTAGAAGAAACCGTAGTAGCCGATTTCCTGATACATGTTGTAGACGCCTCAGACCCCGATGCCCTCCAACAAATGGAGACAACGTTTAAAGTTTTGAACGAATTAGAGGCCGGCACCAAAAAAACCATCATTGCTTTTAATAAAATCGACCAAGTTGAGCACACTGCGACACTCGCCTCCTTGCGAAGCGCTTATCCAGACTGTATTTTTATGTCAGTGAAATCAGGCCAGGGAATCGAACAACTTCAAGAACGTATGTGCGAGCTTATAGAACACACTCTTTTTGATGTAGAACTCCACATCCCTTTTGACCGCTTCGACCTCATGGCCTTAATTCATCGCCAGTGCCACATTCACGTAGAGAAATATGAAGATGACTTTATCTACGTTAATTGTTCCGCACCAACTGACATGAAAAATGAAATTAAGGATTATATTATCAATGACACCCTCCCGAACACGAACAGCTGTTGA
- a CDS encoding protein kinase domain-containing protein, which translates to MTPSRTRTAVDILKDVQPDVNNRYQVKSDLGKGGMGTVDAVKDTQLDRILAMKTLSPKHAKSPSTVESFLKEARFTAQLQHPNIIPVHDVGTSPDTNAPFYTMKLIEGESLLEVIIKLKDQDPIYEKKYSLFERLNLFRKVCDALAYSHSRGIIHRDIKPANIMLGPYGEVLLVDWGLAKHIDDDEKINALSTTGFEDSFLTHDGIIKGSLAYLSPEQAFGNIREIDRLTDIFLLGATLYHLLTLEAPYNYTEVAKLLNHAENAKYLHPLEQPGCDNLPLQVTDIITQAMSRNKDDRFQSVEEISKAIDYYLSGKHASSMRIFKRGEMLIHKDSSGTEAYVVTSGRVEIYHDDNDKRNVLDICERGSIIGELSLLTGKKRSANAIAMEKTSVLIITRQMMLDELNKMPPWLEKTLSSLAFKLLNTNSDIHPFISASCALPVTIQTYYIFMEMRFQVISESGEIPGYTREQLSKLIADNLGLPPERTEGAINTLVQKQVLEVDSLGIITPIDLSELKALIKFIEMENSRMKDTSTIGQDIPVSKIRKFTETYRALNSI; encoded by the coding sequence ATGACACCCTCCCGAACACGAACAGCTGTTGATATTCTAAAAGACGTCCAACCCGACGTCAATAATCGTTATCAAGTAAAGTCAGACCTTGGCAAAGGTGGAATGGGGACCGTCGATGCGGTAAAAGATACACAACTCGATCGTATACTTGCCATGAAAACCCTTTCCCCTAAACACGCAAAAAGCCCTTCAACAGTCGAATCATTCTTAAAAGAAGCCCGTTTCACCGCACAACTTCAGCACCCAAACATCATCCCCGTTCATGATGTAGGCACCTCGCCAGATACGAATGCACCCTTTTATACAATGAAGTTAATTGAAGGTGAATCGCTGCTCGAAGTCATCATTAAGCTCAAAGACCAAGACCCCATATATGAAAAAAAATATAGCTTATTTGAACGCTTAAACCTATTCCGAAAAGTCTGTGATGCGCTCGCTTATTCACACTCACGCGGAATCATTCACCGCGACATTAAACCCGCCAATATTATGTTAGGTCCCTATGGTGAAGTCCTGCTCGTGGACTGGGGCTTAGCTAAGCACATTGATGATGATGAAAAGATCAATGCCCTAAGCACAACCGGCTTCGAAGACTCTTTTTTAACTCATGACGGCATCATTAAAGGTAGCTTGGCCTACCTTTCCCCCGAGCAAGCATTCGGGAATATCAGAGAAATCGACCGTTTAACAGACATCTTTTTACTTGGCGCTACATTATATCACTTACTCACCTTAGAAGCTCCCTATAATTACACCGAAGTCGCTAAGCTCCTTAACCATGCCGAAAATGCAAAATATCTCCACCCTTTAGAACAACCTGGCTGCGACAACCTCCCCTTGCAAGTAACTGATATCATTACTCAGGCCATGTCAAGAAACAAAGATGACCGCTTCCAATCGGTTGAAGAAATATCCAAAGCTATTGACTACTACTTAAGTGGCAAGCACGCCAGTAGCATGAGGATTTTTAAAAGAGGCGAAATGCTGATCCACAAAGACAGCAGTGGTACCGAAGCCTACGTAGTCACATCTGGACGAGTGGAAATTTATCATGATGACAACGACAAACGCAATGTCCTCGATATCTGTGAACGAGGCTCTATTATTGGTGAACTATCGCTCCTCACTGGCAAAAAACGCTCCGCAAACGCTATCGCAATGGAAAAAACCTCTGTACTTATCATAACGCGACAAATGATGCTTGATGAATTAAATAAAATGCCCCCTTGGCTGGAGAAGACTCTCTCATCACTAGCTTTTAAATTACTCAACACCAATAGCGATATCCACCCATTCATTAGCGCCAGTTGCGCCCTTCCCGTCACGATTCAGACTTACTACATCTTCATGGAAATGCGCTTTCAAGTCATCTCCGAGAGCGGCGAAATCCCCGGCTACACTCGTGAACAACTATCAAAATTAATCGCGGACAACTTAGGCCTCCCACCCGAAAGAACCGAAGGCGCGATTAATACACTTGTTCAAAAACAAGTATTAGAAGTTGACTCACTGGGCATAATCACTCCTATTGACTTAAGCGAACTCAAAGCACTGATTAAATTCATTGAAATGGAAAACTCCAGAATGAAAGACACCAGTACCATCGGCCAGGACATCCCGGTTTCTAAAATCCGGAAATTCACAGAGACCTATAGAGCACTAAATAGTATCTAG
- a CDS encoding FKBP-type peptidyl-prolyl cis-trans isomerase encodes MNSKFFFTTAAFSLMAMSSVFAQEPAKAAAAKPAHDHASHAGKPHVEKSTMTFEKASKVISYNEGINLGQRLSEAKEMDSAEFLKGIQAGVEGKKNTLYAEPVIMEAMNVMRTEMQKRQAADAAKFAEEQKGLSSTAKKDAFGDKAVVKTASGMEYVVLAAGAGENPKATDTVSVHYTGKLLNGTVFDSSVQRGTPVEFPLNGVIPGWTEGVQLMKPGAKYVFYIPSNLAYGPNGQGPIPANADLIFEVELLKIVK; translated from the coding sequence ATGAACAGTAAGTTCTTTTTTACAACTGCTGCGTTTAGTTTGATGGCGATGAGTTCAGTTTTTGCTCAAGAGCCAGCCAAAGCGGCTGCTGCTAAGCCAGCACATGATCACGCATCTCATGCAGGAAAACCTCATGTAGAAAAATCTACAATGACTTTCGAAAAAGCTAGTAAGGTTATTAGTTATAATGAAGGCATTAACCTCGGCCAAAGACTTTCTGAAGCAAAAGAAATGGATTCAGCTGAGTTCCTAAAAGGTATCCAGGCTGGAGTCGAAGGGAAAAAGAATACGCTTTATGCAGAGCCAGTAATTATGGAAGCCATGAACGTGATGCGTACTGAGATGCAAAAGCGCCAAGCTGCTGATGCTGCAAAATTTGCAGAAGAACAAAAAGGTCTTTCATCAACAGCAAAAAAAGACGCTTTTGGTGACAAAGCTGTCGTTAAAACTGCATCCGGAATGGAGTACGTTGTTTTAGCTGCTGGCGCTGGTGAGAATCCGAAAGCAACTGACACAGTTTCAGTTCATTACACAGGTAAGTTGCTTAATGGTACAGTTTTTGATAGTTCGGTACAGCGTGGTACGCCAGTAGAGTTTCCTCTTAATGGTGTGATACCTGGTTGGACTGAAGGTGTACAACTTATGAAGCCAGGCGCGAAGTATGTTTTTTACATTCCTTCTAATCTTGCTTATGGGCCAAATGGTCAGGGTCCAATCCCTGCTAACGCCGATCTTATTTTTGAAGTTGAATTACTTAAAATTGTTAAGTAA
- a CDS encoding alpha-ketoglutarate-dependent dioxygenase AlkB family protein, translating to MSNESHTTDFCKGQIIYHPKWLTPKNSNKYLSQLKQSLPWKSDKIRFMGKQHSIPRLHAWIADSNINYSYSGISLEINPWSTATRELKMLCEQSCQHSFNSMLANYYRNGKDSNGWHADNEKELGQNPLIAIVSFGQVRRLSIRSNDNHKEKLDYDLANGSLIIMKGELQHQTQHCLRKTQKDCAERISLTFRLTNA from the coding sequence ATGTCAAACGAATCTCATACCACCGATTTCTGTAAGGGTCAGATTATTTATCACCCTAAGTGGCTTACACCCAAAAATAGCAATAAGTACCTGAGTCAGCTCAAACAATCGCTTCCATGGAAAAGTGACAAGATACGCTTCATGGGCAAGCAACACTCCATCCCAAGGCTTCATGCATGGATCGCTGATAGCAACATCAACTATTCATACTCTGGCATTTCTCTCGAGATTAACCCGTGGTCGACAGCAACAAGAGAATTGAAAATGCTCTGTGAGCAATCCTGTCAACACTCCTTTAACTCAATGCTCGCCAATTACTACCGCAATGGCAAAGATTCCAATGGCTGGCATGCAGACAATGAAAAAGAACTGGGTCAAAACCCTCTTATTGCCATAGTTAGCTTTGGCCAAGTACGAAGACTCTCCATAAGATCCAATGATAACCACAAAGAAAAACTCGACTACGATCTTGCTAATGGCTCCCTTATAATAATGAAAGGTGAACTTCAACACCAGACTCAACACTGTCTCAGAAAAACCCAAAAAGATTGCGCTGAGCGCATCAGCCTAACCTTTCGCCTAACAAACGCTTAA